The sequence below is a genomic window from Halomonas halophila.
CCACGCCCGGGAGATGCTCGACGCCAGCCAGCGCGCCCGCCACTAGAGCCACGGCGCTCGCCGTCACGTCATTCTTCCCATCAACGAAAACGGCCCCGATCCAGTGGATCGGGGCCGTTCGCTGTTCGGCGGTGCTCGTGCCGGGGCTTACTTCTTCAGGTTGAGTTCCTGACGGGTCGCCTTGGAGCCCTTCGGGCGTACGTAGAGCACCAGCGCATGATCGACGAGCTCGTAGCCGTGCTCCTCGGCGATCTCCTGCTGGCGGCGCTCGATGGTCTCGTCGAAGAATTCGACGATCTCCCCGCTGTCCAGGCACACCATGTGGTCGTGGTGCTCTTCCTGGGTCAGCTCGAAGACCGCGTGGCCGCCATCGAAGTTGTGGCGGGTCACCAGGCCGGCGGACTCGAACTG
It includes:
- the fur gene encoding ferric iron uptake transcriptional regulator, translated to MADQNHELRKAGLKVTLPRVKILHILENATNQHHLSAEDVYKTLLDAGEDVGLATVYRVLTQFESAGLVTRHNFDGGHAVFELTQEEHHDHMVCLDSGEIVEFFDETIERRQQEIAEEHGYELVDHALVLYVRPKGSKATRQELNLKK